The proteins below come from a single Mercenaria mercenaria strain notata chromosome 3, MADL_Memer_1, whole genome shotgun sequence genomic window:
- the LOC128555865 gene encoding arginine and glutamate-rich protein 1-like yields the protein MAPPFIDNTRLRQHVKQCMEDGCFKEFPCLPSYRTAVGDRQFKTDFTLHCINSRQGQQKKNRERMPSDIIQNQQSKKRSRQNDSTENFYTETVTEQEDMSRSRKKHSPEEIHSLKCNNARLRKQHSRLKLTPEQIARERVKAQKGMSRTRIKRTTGETARERVEAQKRISRTRMKRTTEEKARERVKAQKVKSRTRMKSTTEEKARERVEAQKRMSRTRMNRTTEEKARERVEARKRISRSRMKRTTEDKARERVEAQKRMSRTIILLKKSPLKNFKTKNARNMRD from the coding sequence ATGGCTCCGCCATTTATTGACAATACCAGATTGAGGCAGCATGTGAAACAATGTATGGAAGATGGGTGTTTCAAGGAATTTCCATGTTTGCCAAGTTATAGAACTGCAGTGGGGGATAGACAATTTAAAACAGACTTCACTCTGCATTGCATAAATTCACGACAGGGTCAACAAAAGAAGAATCGAGAACGAATGCCTTCTGACATTATTCAAAATCAGCAAAGCAAGAAACGGTCAAGGCAGAATGACAGTACTGAAAACTTTTACACAGAAACAGTTACAGAACAGGAAGACATGAGCCGTTCTAGAAAGAAACACTCTCCTGAAGAGATTCATTCTCTTAAGTGTAATAATGCACGCCTGCGTAAACAACACTCAAGGCTTAAACTGACTCCTGAACAGATTGCCAGAGAAAGAGTAAAAGCCCAGAAAGGAATGAGTCGTACAAGAATCAAGAGGACTACTGGAGAAACGGCAAGAGAAAGAGTAGAAGCCCAGAAACGAATCAGTCGTACAAGAATGAAGAGGACTACTGAAGAAAAGGCCAGAGAAAGAGTAAAAGCCCAGAAAGTAAAGAGTCGTACAAGAATGAAGAGCACTACTGAAGAAAAGGCAAGAGAAAGAGTAGAAGCCCAGAAACGAATGAGTCGTACAAGAATGAATCGGACTACTGAAGAAAAGGCCAGAGAAAGAGTAGAAGCCCGCAAACGAATCAGTCGTTCAAGAATGAAGAGGACTACTGAAGATAAGGCAAGAGAAAGAGTAGAAGCCCAGAAACGAATGAGTCGTACAATAATACTACTGAAGAAAAGTCCGCTGAAAAATTTCAAGACAAAGAACGCAAGAAACATGCGAGATTGA